The DNA segment AcattctttcatcttccactttcacTCCCACATATCACAAAACAAAATCACAGTCTCAAAAACAGGTGCATGCCACCTCGTCTATCTCTCATCAACGCATCACGAAGAAGCTTGACCAACACCACTAGACCAGTCACTTCTAGccttttctttccctttgtTTCCTCTGTTGTACATTCTCAAAGAGAACTTTCTCGCATCACTGTAGCTTCAttcacatccacctcttttAAACTCGCTAAACCACCTAAGAAGATGGCtcccaagaagaaggtcgaAGAACCCAAAAAGGTCATCCTTGGTAGACCAAGTAACAACTTGCAGGTGGGTCATGAATATTCAATTAGTGAATATCAATAAATCAGCTAATCGTTCTCCTGACGTGATGTGTAGATCGGTATTGTCGGTGTGCCAAACGTCGGTAAATCCTCAttcttcaacaccctctcTCAAACGGATTTGGGTAAAGCTGCCAATTTCCCATATGCCACcatgtgagtgttttctcGACCACTCATCGAAGCAGAATCACTACTAACAGTTTTCTTACTCTTTTCCAGCGACCCAGAAGAAGCCCGTATCCCCGTCCCAGACGAGCGATTCGACTGGCTCTGTCAGCTGTACAAACCCGTATCCAAAGTACCCGCCTTCCTCACCTGTGTAGATATCGCTGGTCTCACGGCTGGTGCCTCGACGGGTGCAGGTCTAGGAAACGCTTTCTTGTCCCACGTCAGATCCGTCGACGGTATCTTCCAGGTCGTCCGAGCGTTCGACGATGCGGAAGTTATCCACGTCGAAGGTGATGTTGATCCCTGCAGGGATATGCAGATCATCTCGACcgagttgaggttgaaggatatcGAGTGGGTAGAGAAGGGATTGGAGCTTGCCAAGAAGAATGCTAGGTCTGCTGGTGGTGTCAGTTTGGCCGATAAGgccaagaaggaggaggttgtgAGTTGGTTTACTATTTCTATTGTCAGTTGTAGAAACAATTCGGATACTGATGTCACCTAATCATCTCCTAGGCTATCGTCGAAAAAATCTTGAAACATCTTGTTGAGGATAACAAGGACGTACGAAAAGGTAACTGGTCGAACAAGGAGGTTAGTGGTGATTCCCATTCTATCATTATACAAATCCGCCTATCTGCCTACTTCTGCCTGTCAACCTTCAACCACCCCTTTTGCCTGATGAAACAGAGCTCTGCTCTTTAAACCCAGCTCATCGATGTGGAGTAACGCCCAATTATCAAATGAGAGAAACTTTATTTTACTGATCTACTCCAACCATAAATATCCATGTTACATGTAAAACACAATTTTTGAAGGGTGCTGACTTTATCATTGATATGGTGTTAGGTCGAAGTCATCAACGGCTTGAACCTCCTTACTgccaaacccatcacctACCTCGTTAACCTGTCCGAGCGAGACTTCgtaaggaagaagaacaagtgGTTACccaagatcaaagcttgGATAGATGAGAACAACCCCGGAGACTccctcatcccattctcgGTAGCTTTGGAAGAGCGACTAGTCAGGATGacagatgaggagaaggtcgCCGAGGCTGAGGCTCTCGGGTTGGGTAAGAACGCCAGTGCTTTGGGTAAGATCACGACGTCGGGTTATGCCAGTTTAGATTTGATTAGGTATTTCACTGGTGAGTGAACGCTTTCATCACTAACAGGTAGAGTGGACTCAGGACCAGGTCTAATATTCGACTTTTGTCTCTTGTAGGAGGTCCTGATGAAGTGCGAGCATGGACAATCCGGAAAGGAACCAAAGCCCCCGCAGCAGCCGGTGTCATCCAGTAAGTTTGCGCCCCACTTGGAGAAGAGGCAACGATGCTGATCTACTTGCGCCACAGCTCCGACTTCGAAAACAAATTCATCTGCGGTGAAATCATGGCGTACGATGATCTCAAAGAGTACGGTACGGAAGCCGGTGTCAAGGCTGCTGGTAAGCTTAGACAACAAGGTAAACCTTAcgaggtggtcgatggggataTCTGTTACTGGAAGGCTGGTCAATAGGTTGattgatacagtatatagaggtagagaggaaagaagatATATTTATTGATGCATATCTATGTATGGTCATTTGATTCGATCGAGGGAATTTGCGGAGATTGGGCATTGCCGTATGATAGTTGTCATTTCTGCGCTGAAGGAAAAGTCCAGAGAGGGATTATATTGTGTTGACGATCCGCCAATGAGGTACAACATAGAATTATTACTCAATGCAACCATGAACATCAAAGAACCACACTACCCGTACATCGAACAGGGTTTTAACGCAGTATGacaatggcaatggcaaaTATGAAAAATTAGCAGATCCCTATAGTATTCCTACTTTGAAAACTGAAGGGAAAAGCAGAAGGAACAGTATTGTACAAATGAAACACGTCATACCTGGTTGttaagaggaggaagggataaTTGAAATGACCGCCATGACCTCCTTCAGTCGAAAAACCTTCTGACTTGAGGGTGCAGTATTATCAGAATTATTGGATGATATGTGATGAGACGGAATCCAAGTTTTAGATACACCCgtcaagaaagaagagaaaagaaggaaagaagataGAATCGTTAATTTATAGTATAGTAAATCAGTATATCCGCAGATTAGACCATCCAATTGAACGTCAGTTCAGATACCCAAAGCGCACGAACCACCTTcatttcctttccttctccttgttAAACATAAAGTCCGTATACATACAGTACCAAGCGTCAAAATCTATACA comes from the Kwoniella bestiolae CBS 10118 chromosome 2, complete sequence genome and includes:
- a CDS encoding GTP-binding protein YchF, producing MAPKKKVEEPKKVILGRPSNNLQIGIVGVPNVGKSSFFNTLSQTDLGKAANFPYATIDPEEARIPVPDERFDWLCQLYKPVSKVPAFLTCVDIAGLTAGASTGAGLGNAFLSHVRSVDGIFQVVRAFDDAEVIHVEGDVDPCRDMQIISTELRLKDIEWVEKGLELAKKNARSAGGVSLADKAKKEEVAIVEKILKHLVEDNKDVRKGNWSNKEVEVINGLNLLTAKPITYLVNLSERDFVRKKNKWLPKIKAWIDENNPGDSLIPFSVALEERLVRMTDEEKVAEAEALGLGKNASALGKITTSGYASLDLIRYFTGGPDEVRAWTIRKGTKAPAAAGVIHSDFENKFICGEIMAYDDLKEYGTEAGVKAAGKLRQQGKPYEVVDGDICYWKAGQ